One window from the genome of Nitrospira defluvii encodes:
- a CDS encoding SDR family NAD(P)-dependent oxidoreductase, protein MDQQAQAKYGPWALITGATSGIGRELARQLASHHIHIVAVGRRHARLDELTIELKTEFGVTVLPVPADLRDPLAIQTIVSSAEGLDIGLVILNAGAELTGSFVHADETAHLQLVQLNAVAPMQLAHHYGRRLAARGRGGLMFVSSLFAYQGVPYVAHYAATKAYLLSLGEALHVELKPHGVDVLVLSPGLTNTEMTANMALDFSKLPLIPQQPQQVAAVGLQALGKKATVVSGLLNKVMAWENRLLPRATPVSLLGFLIKRALKGGARPEGRVA, encoded by the coding sequence ATGGATCAGCAGGCACAAGCGAAATACGGACCGTGGGCTCTGATTACCGGGGCCACGTCAGGCATTGGACGCGAATTAGCTCGCCAGCTGGCGTCTCACCATATTCACATCGTCGCGGTGGGGCGACGCCACGCGCGCCTGGACGAACTCACGATTGAATTGAAGACAGAGTTTGGGGTCACCGTGCTCCCCGTGCCAGCAGACTTACGCGATCCTCTGGCGATTCAGACGATTGTGTCATCGGCGGAGGGGCTCGACATCGGTCTCGTCATTCTCAATGCCGGGGCCGAACTCACCGGCAGCTTTGTCCATGCCGATGAAACAGCCCATCTCCAGCTCGTACAGCTCAATGCCGTCGCGCCCATGCAGTTAGCCCATCACTACGGGCGGCGCCTTGCCGCGCGAGGCCGGGGCGGTTTGATGTTCGTCTCCAGCTTATTTGCCTACCAAGGCGTGCCGTATGTCGCGCACTACGCCGCCACAAAGGCCTATCTCCTGAGTCTGGGCGAAGCGTTGCATGTGGAACTCAAGCCGCATGGGGTGGATGTCCTGGTGCTATCTCCCGGTCTCACCAATACGGAGATGACCGCCAATATGGCCCTCGACTTTTCCAAACTGCCCCTCATCCCTCAGCAACCACAGCAGGTCGCCGCCGTCGGGCTGCAGGCGCTTGGGAAGAAGGCCACGGTCGTGTCCGGTCTCCTCAATAAAGTGATGGCGTGGGAAAACCGGCTGCTGCCTCGTGCCACACCGGTATCCTTGCTCGGGTTTCTCATCAAGCGGGCGCTCAAGGGCGGAGCCCGTCCAGAA
- a CDS encoding M48 family metallopeptidase, protein MVQRVGQRIARASNKPQYQWEFAVIDDDKTINAFALPGGKVAVFTGLLKVTKSEAGLATVIGHEVAHALQRHGVERMSRSIIDQIAQLGAIGAAAAGQAGGGAIQGVLGAYGVNVSLPFNRKQESEADYIGLRLMAQAGYDPREAVPFWERMSGCPKQMIGKLCFRSQHAIPEFLSTHPSDLTRISQIEGWLPDALQYYHGPDGGILPHRAPYQPLIGPMPKES, encoded by the coding sequence ATGGTCCAACGGGTCGGCCAGCGGATCGCCAGGGCCTCGAACAAACCTCAGTACCAGTGGGAATTCGCCGTGATTGACGACGACAAGACGATCAACGCCTTTGCGCTGCCCGGCGGGAAAGTCGCGGTGTTTACTGGGCTGCTCAAGGTGACGAAAAGCGAAGCGGGTTTGGCGACGGTGATCGGCCATGAAGTGGCGCATGCGCTGCAGCGTCATGGAGTCGAGCGGATGAGCCGGAGCATCATCGACCAAATCGCCCAATTGGGCGCGATCGGCGCCGCGGCGGCTGGGCAGGCAGGAGGAGGTGCTATCCAGGGTGTATTGGGCGCCTACGGTGTCAATGTGTCTTTGCCATTCAATCGGAAGCAGGAGTCGGAAGCGGATTACATCGGCCTGCGGTTGATGGCGCAGGCGGGCTACGACCCGCGCGAAGCCGTGCCGTTCTGGGAACGCATGAGCGGCTGCCCCAAACAGATGATCGGGAAACTGTGCTTCCGCTCGCAACATGCCATTCCCGAGTTTCTCTCCACGCATCCTTCCGATCTGACGCGTATCAGTCAGATCGAAGGGTGGTTGCCGGATGCGTTGCAATATTACCACGGCCCCGACGGAGGGATCCTTCCGCACCGCGCTCCATATCAGCCACTCATCGGGCCGATGCCGAAAGAGAGTTAG
- a CDS encoding TetR/AcrR family transcriptional regulator — protein MTIGRPIEFDPEKALDAAVDVFWCKGYEATSMSDLLTAMKLSKSSLYQSFGSKRQLFTRCLTRYQERFTSELNHGLEEAKSGRRFIESVFQAVAETAQQPEGEKGCLVGNSASELGQRDTVFAKPVAQGLRGLGEVFKAALKRAQTEGDVPPHADLNALASYLVSSMTGLRTLIKAGLDKRAARSMVPLILKAVG, from the coding sequence ATGACGATTGGCCGCCCTATCGAGTTTGATCCGGAGAAGGCACTGGATGCCGCCGTAGACGTATTCTGGTGCAAGGGCTATGAGGCCACGTCGATGAGCGACTTGCTCACTGCCATGAAACTCTCCAAGAGCAGTCTCTACCAGAGCTTCGGCAGCAAACGCCAGTTATTCACACGGTGTTTGACTCGTTATCAGGAACGGTTCACGTCAGAACTGAACCATGGTTTGGAGGAAGCCAAGTCCGGACGACGTTTCATCGAATCGGTTTTTCAGGCCGTTGCCGAGACCGCGCAGCAGCCGGAAGGCGAAAAGGGTTGTCTCGTGGGGAATTCAGCCAGCGAGTTGGGTCAGCGGGATACCGTCTTTGCGAAGCCGGTCGCTCAGGGATTGCGCGGTCTCGGCGAGGTATTCAAAGCGGCGCTCAAACGGGCTCAAACGGAAGGTGACGTGCCGCCTCATGCCGATCTCAATGCGCTGGCGAGTTATCTGGTGAGCTCCATGACCGGCTTGAGGACGCTCATCAAAGCGGGCTTGGATAAACGAGCGGCGCGATCCATGGTTCCGTTGATTCTGAAAGCGGTGGGGTAA
- a CDS encoding DsrE family protein, producing the protein MSKVAIVVLADTDTHEGLGRVVNAMEAVKEFKDAHDDVQLIFDGAGPKWIPALEKPDHMAHGLYVAVKDRISGACDFCAGAFGVKDQVVACGVKLTGEYDGHPSFKKLVSQGYQVITF; encoded by the coding sequence ATGTCCAAAGTTGCGATCGTGGTATTAGCCGACACCGACACCCATGAAGGATTGGGACGTGTGGTGAACGCGATGGAAGCCGTCAAAGAGTTCAAGGACGCCCACGACGACGTCCAACTTATTTTCGACGGCGCCGGGCCCAAGTGGATTCCGGCACTGGAGAAGCCCGATCACATGGCCCACGGGCTGTATGTGGCGGTGAAGGATCGAATCAGCGGGGCCTGCGACTTTTGCGCGGGCGCGTTTGGGGTAAAGGATCAGGTCGTAGCCTGCGGCGTGAAGCTGACGGGAGAATACGATGGTCATCCGAGCTTCAAGAAGCTCGTGTCCCAGGGGTATCAGGTCATCACGTTCTAA
- a CDS encoding CBS domain-containing protein, which produces MRIHEVMSTGVVTGTQIETVRDVVVKMLSRHCGAIPIVSADQELLGIVTLRDVMLPMYPNYGDYIHDAVHSRDFLEMEQNYPEVLGKKAEEIMVRYPLTVSPETPILEAASYMGLKNFRRLPVADHGTLVGMVSIGDIHRGLFFARGGCEVDA; this is translated from the coding sequence ATGAGAATCCATGAGGTGATGTCTACGGGAGTCGTCACAGGCACACAGATAGAAACAGTGCGGGACGTCGTCGTGAAGATGTTAAGCCGGCATTGCGGGGCCATTCCGATCGTCAGTGCCGATCAGGAATTACTCGGGATCGTGACACTGCGCGACGTGATGCTGCCGATGTACCCCAATTATGGCGATTACATTCACGACGCCGTGCACAGCCGGGACTTTCTGGAAATGGAGCAGAACTATCCCGAGGTGCTGGGAAAGAAGGCCGAGGAGATCATGGTGCGCTATCCGCTGACGGTCTCACCGGAAACGCCCATCCTTGAAGCGGCGTCATACATGGGGTTGAAGAACTTTCGCCGCCTTCCGGTCGCCGACCACGGCACGCTCGTCGGCATGGTCAGCATTGGCGACATTCACCGAGGCCTCTTTTTTGCGCGTGGCGGCTGCGAAGTAGACGCATGA